One window of the Lactococcus lactis genome contains the following:
- a CDS encoding 2-oxo acid dehydrogenase subunit E2, translating into MTEIFKMPDIGEGMHEGDIANWLVKVGDVVKEDDPIAEVQNDKLMQEILSPYSGTVTKLFVEAGTTVEVDSPLVEFDGDGSGSSAAAPAPQETAGSDTATTDAPSGEAQIFTMPDIGEGMHEGDIANWLVKVGDEIKEDDPVAEVQNDKLMQEILSPYSGKVTKLFVEAGTTVEVGAPLIEYNGNGAAPAAASPAPVAEAPKAASPANAPLTKTTSTGHILAMPSVRHYARKAGIDLSQVPATGRHGHTTLADVKAFESGSVAPIAQTAPEAAPAPKADKPAAPVAEKAPSVKAGAGDRREAMNPTRKVVSKVMTAQHTHIPPVTNFDQVEVSKLVKHRAVFKEIAAKQDIKLTYLAYVAKALATTAHKFPDINASVDYEKQEIVYHEHVNLGIAVNAPTGLYVPVIHEAETKSILEIAKEIAELATATREGTLKPQQMQGSTITISNIGSARGSWFTPIINGSDVVILGLGSIVKEPIVNGEGEIVVGQNMKLSMTYDHRLIDGMLGQTSLNYLKSLLADPEFMLMEI; encoded by the coding sequence ATGACTGAGATTTTTAAAATGCCTGATATTGGCGAAGGAATGCACGAAGGAGACATTGCCAACTGGTTAGTTAAAGTTGGAGATGTTGTTAAAGAAGATGACCCAATTGCTGAAGTACAAAATGATAAACTTATGCAAGAAATTCTCTCTCCTTATTCTGGTACCGTAACAAAACTTTTCGTTGAAGCTGGAACAACCGTAGAAGTTGATTCTCCTTTGGTTGAGTTTGATGGTGACGGTTCAGGCTCTTCTGCAGCTGCTCCTGCTCCTCAAGAAACAGCTGGTTCTGATACTGCTACAACTGATGCACCTTCTGGAGAAGCTCAAATCTTCACGATGCCTGATATTGGTGAAGGAATGCATGAAGGAGATATCGCCAACTGGTTAGTTAAAGTTGGAGATGAAATTAAAGAAGATGATCCTGTTGCAGAGGTTCAAAATGATAAACTCATGCAAGAAATTCTTTCTCCATATTCTGGAAAAGTCACTAAACTTTTCGTTGAAGCTGGAACGACTGTAGAAGTTGGGGCTCCTTTAATTGAATACAATGGAAATGGGGCTGCTCCAGCAGCTGCTAGTCCTGCTCCAGTCGCAGAAGCACCTAAAGCAGCTAGTCCTGCAAATGCTCCATTGACTAAAACAACTTCTACTGGTCACATTCTTGCGATGCCTTCTGTTCGTCATTATGCACGCAAGGCTGGTATTGATTTAAGTCAAGTTCCTGCAACTGGTCGTCACGGTCACACAACGTTGGCCGATGTTAAAGCTTTTGAATCTGGCAGTGTCGCTCCTATCGCTCAAACAGCACCAGAAGCCGCTCCAGCACCTAAGGCTGATAAACCAGCTGCTCCTGTTGCTGAAAAAGCGCCAAGCGTTAAAGCAGGAGCTGGTGATCGACGTGAAGCAATGAATCCAACTCGTAAAGTTGTTTCTAAAGTTATGACTGCTCAACATACACACATTCCCCCAGTAACAAACTTTGACCAAGTTGAAGTTTCTAAACTCGTGAAACATCGTGCTGTCTTTAAAGAAATTGCTGCAAAACAAGATATTAAATTAACCTATCTTGCTTATGTTGCTAAAGCTTTGGCTACTACTGCTCATAAATTCCCAGATATCAATGCTTCTGTTGACTATGAAAAACAAGAAATTGTTTATCACGAACATGTCAACCTTGGAATCGCTGTAAATGCTCCAACTGGTTTGTACGTTCCAGTGATTCATGAAGCTGAAACTAAATCAATTCTTGAGATTGCTAAAGAAATCGCTGAATTAGCTACTGCTACACGAGAAGGAACACTTAAACCTCAACAAATGCAAGGTTCAACAATTACAATTTCAAATATTGGATCTGCTCGTGGTTCTTGGTTTACACCAATCATTAATGGTTCTGATGTCGTAATTTTAGGACTGGGTTCAATCGTTAAAGAACCAATTGTTAATGGTGAAGGCGAAATTGTTGTCGGACAAAACATGAAATTGTCTATGACTTATGATCACCGTTTGATTGATGGAATGTTGGGTCAAACATCACTTAACTACTTGAAATCTCTATTGGCTGACCCTGAGTTCATGCTTATGGAAATCTAA
- a CDS encoding alpha-ketoacid dehydrogenase subunit beta, with the protein MAVKTYIAAITEALDLALEKDKDALIFGEDVGQNGGVFRATDGLQAKYGEERVFNTPLAESGIGGMAIGLATQGFHPIMEIQFGTFIFEVFDSIAGQMSRTRYRFNNTRSNNIVVRTPYGIGTKTPEMHADSIEGLFSQIPGIRVVMPSNPADAKGLLLASIENNDPVIFLENLHLYRSLKGEVPEGYYTTPLDTAAVAKEGSDVSIIAYGGTVPLALKAAEQLEKDGIKAEVLDLRTVAPLDIESIGKTVEKTGRVVVVQEAQRTAGIAANVMAEISERFVLNLKAPIGRVSGPDSIFPFAQAENDWAVKAEDIVNKVKEVVDYD; encoded by the coding sequence ATGGCAGTAAAAACTTATATTGCAGCAATTACAGAAGCGCTTGATTTGGCGCTTGAAAAAGATAAAGATGCACTCATTTTTGGTGAAGACGTTGGACAAAATGGTGGGGTTTTCCGTGCTACTGATGGTCTGCAAGCAAAATATGGAGAAGAACGTGTTTTCAATACTCCACTTGCTGAATCAGGAATTGGTGGAATGGCAATTGGTCTTGCAACACAAGGTTTCCACCCAATTATGGAAATCCAATTCGGAACCTTTATCTTTGAAGTTTTCGACTCAATTGCTGGACAAATGAGCCGGACACGTTACCGTTTTAATAACACACGTTCAAATAATATTGTCGTGCGTACACCTTATGGAATCGGAACTAAAACGCCTGAAATGCACGCGGATTCAATTGAAGGGCTATTTTCACAAATCCCCGGAATTCGTGTTGTAATGCCTTCAAATCCAGCTGATGCTAAAGGATTATTGCTGGCTTCAATTGAAAATAACGACCCTGTTATTTTCCTTGAAAACCTTCACCTTTATCGCTCACTTAAAGGTGAAGTTCCTGAAGGTTACTATACTACACCACTTGATACTGCTGCAGTCGCTAAAGAAGGATCTGATGTTTCAATCATTGCTTATGGTGGAACAGTTCCACTTGCTCTTAAAGCTGCTGAACAACTCGAAAAAGATGGAATTAAAGCTGAAGTCCTTGACCTCAGAACAGTTGCTCCTCTTGATATTGAGTCAATTGGTAAAACAGTTGAAAAAACTGGGCGTGTGGTCGTTGTTCAAGAAGCTCAACGTACAGCCGGTATCGCAGCGAATGTCATGGCCGAAATTTCAGAACGTTTTGTTTTGAACCTTAAAGCCCCAATTGGACGTGTTAGTGGTCCTGACTCAATTTTCCCATTTGCACAAGCAGAAAATGACTGGGCAGTTAAAGCTGAAGATATTGTGAATAAAGTTAAAGAGGTGGTTGACTATGACTGA
- a CDS encoding thiamine pyrophosphate-dependent dehydrogenase E1 component subunit alpha, whose product MSNSEQILDFKAQLELQDTTFPMLQILNEEGKIVDEDGLKRAGLSDEKLVELFKSMLFARQVDIRSMKLAKQGRMGFFGPHAGQEASQMASSFAFTDEDWLFPGYRDLPQIYAKGWPIWKGLLWSRGHQLGNEYTTDDGKPVNSWFPQIIIGAQYVEAAGVALGLKKRKKDAVAFVYTGDGGSSQGDTYEGINFAGAYKAPLVAFIQNNGYAISTPRSLQSAAPHLAAKGWAAGAPSIVVDGMDAIAMYLASKEARAWAVAGNGPVVIEAITNRLEPHSTAGDDPLRYRTKEDIEAWWKKEPLVRMRNFLTEKGLWDTEKEEAYIAELDAGIDADIKKANNVEKQKISSFIKNTLEVPSQAMAEQIAKFESEGK is encoded by the coding sequence ATGTCAAATTCAGAACAAATCTTAGATTTCAAAGCGCAGCTAGAACTGCAAGACACTACATTTCCAATGCTTCAAATTCTTAACGAAGAAGGAAAAATTGTTGACGAAGATGGTCTTAAACGTGCAGGACTTTCTGATGAAAAACTCGTTGAACTCTTTAAAAGTATGCTTTTTGCACGTCAAGTTGACATTCGTTCAATGAAATTAGCTAAACAAGGACGTATGGGATTCTTTGGACCTCACGCTGGTCAAGAAGCTTCTCAAATGGCCTCATCATTCGCTTTCACTGACGAAGACTGGCTCTTCCCAGGTTACCGTGACTTGCCACAAATTTACGCAAAAGGTTGGCCAATCTGGAAAGGTCTTCTTTGGTCTCGTGGACATCAACTTGGTAATGAGTACACTACCGATGATGGTAAACCTGTAAACTCATGGTTCCCACAAATTATCATTGGTGCTCAATACGTTGAAGCTGCTGGTGTCGCGCTCGGACTCAAAAAACGTAAAAAAGATGCTGTAGCTTTCGTTTACACTGGTGATGGTGGTTCTTCACAAGGTGATACTTATGAAGGAATTAACTTTGCTGGAGCTTATAAAGCCCCACTTGTTGCCTTTATCCAAAATAACGGCTATGCAATTTCGACACCTCGTAGTCTCCAAAGTGCCGCTCCTCATTTAGCTGCTAAAGGTTGGGCCGCAGGTGCTCCTTCGATCGTAGTTGATGGAATGGACGCGATTGCTATGTATCTTGCTTCTAAAGAAGCTCGTGCTTGGGCAGTAGCTGGAAATGGTCCAGTTGTTATTGAAGCAATTACAAACCGTTTAGAACCACACTCAACAGCTGGTGATGACCCACTTCGCTATCGTACTAAAGAAGACATTGAAGCTTGGTGGAAAAAAGAACCTCTCGTTCGTATGCGTAATTTCCTGACTGAAAAAGGACTTTGGGATACAGAGAAAGAGGAAGCTTATATTGCTGAACTTGATGCAGGTATTGATGCCGACATTAAGAAAGCCAACAATGTTGAAAAACAAAAAATTTCTAGCTTCATTAAAAATACACTTGAAGTGCCAAGCCAAGCAATGGCAGAACAAATTGCAAAATTTGAAAGCGAGGGCAAATAA